CTAGTAGTACGGCCAAAAAGCAATGAGTCATCTGCAAAGAGAAGGTGAGAAATACTAGGAGCTCTCCTGCAAATTTTAACATCATGAAGCCTATCTTCCAATTCAGCATTTGTCAGTAAAGAAGTAAACCCTTCAGCACATAGAAGAAACAAATAAGGGGACAACGGGTCTCCTTGACGGAGCCCCCTAGAGGGTTTAATATTTCCATAAGATTTACCATTAATACAAACAGAGAAAGAAGGCGTGGAGATACAACATATTACCCGGTCAATCCAAAACCTGGAAAAACCCAACTTTGTCATAATCCCTTTTAGAAAGGcccactccaccctatcatacGCTTTACTAACATCCAGCTTCAAAGCAAAAGAaccagtttttccttttttacggGAATGCATGGCATGTAATTGTTCATAGGCAACTAAAATATTATCTGTAATAAGTCGCCCGGGTACAAAGGCACTTTGAGTAGGAGAAATCAATTGGGGGAGTATTTGCTTCAGCCTGTTTGCCAAAACCTTTGAAATTGTTttgtaaataacattacacaagCTGATTGGTCTAAAATCTGGCATTTTTTCCGGGGATTTGATTTTTGGGATGAGGACAATTTGAGTAACATTAACATCAGGTGACATAACCCCATTATTTAGAAAATCTAACACCGCATTAATCACATCATCACCAACCACATGCCagaatttttgataaaataaagcATTCATACCGTCTGGTCCAGGAGCCTTTGTTGGTCCCATTTGGAACACCGCTGCTTTTATTTCCTCCGGACTAAAGTCACTGGACAAGATATATTGCATCTCAGGAGTAATTCTGTGATGAATAGCCTCAAGACATTCCTCCATCCGGTCACAGTCACCTGCTTTGAAAATGTTCTCAAAATAGTTCACCGCTACTTCTGCAATCTCATCATTCTCCGTCACCCAGTTGTTTGCGTGGTCCCTAATCCCCTCAATAAAGttccttctctttctctgtgATGCTTTAGAATGAAAAAACTTTGTATTCTTATCTCCATGTTTCAACCAAGAAATTCTTGAACGTTGCGCCCAATAGATTTCTTGTTTTAACAAGAGATCATCCAGCTCTTTGCTTGCTTCCAAAAGAGCCATTTTGCTATCTTCAGTCAACTCTCCCTTCCCAAGTGCCTCCACCTTAGCTTggagtctttttattttgtccACGTCCGGGTGAGTTCTAGAAGAACCCCAAGCATGCAAATCCCCACCACATGTTACTATTTTCTCCTTTATTCTTGCCAAACCCGAATCTGCCCTTGCTTCCTTATTCCATGCATCTTGGATCACTTGCTCACAATCCTCCCATAAAAGCCACGCCTCCTCGAATTTAAAACTTCTTGAGAATCTTGGACACATCTTATTAGCTTTCTTAATGTGTAGAATTATAGGTACATGGTCAGAGGCATGAGAGAATAGATGTGTTAGAGAGCTTGCTGGAAACTTTGCTCTCCAACTTTCCATAGCCACAGCCCGGTCAAGACGCTGCCTAGTGTTGGCAGCCCCCGGCCTTTTGTTGTTCCATGTGTAGGGGTACCCATGAAACCCCAAGTCGTGTAATTGGCATCGCTCCAACGCCTCCCTAAACTCCTCCATTTGCTTGTATATTGGTGGCCTTCTACTTAGTTTCTCTGAAGAATGCAAGATTGCGTTAAAGTCTCCTATGCACATCCAAGGACCATCTACAAAAGACAACAAATGGGTTAGCAAAGCCCAAGATTTAAACTTCTGAGTTGATTCCGGCCACCCATAGAAACCAGTCAAATACCAAACGAACCCATCTTCCTCTATCACCTTCGCTAGTACATGGTTTTCCGTGAAATTAACTACATCAAGTACCACCTCTTCTTTCCAAAGTAATGCCAGACCTCCCCCAGAATCAGGTTTCTTTACTATGAACTGATTCGGAAAAGGCAAATTCTTACACCGTTTCTTGAAACCATTCCTGTCCAATCTTGTTTCCATCAGAAAACAAATCGTGGGAGCTTGATCCTTCACCATTTTGCGAAGACTACGAACTGtccaagggttcccaagcccttggcagttccaACTTAATATTTTCATTGTGAACGGCAAGGGTGATCCATCACCCCCGCCGCTATAATCATAGAGTTGTCACCAACTGTCTTATTACGCTTCAGATCTTGTACCATAGCTTCACTGTGAGCTTCCTCATCAACAATCTGAGCAGCACCTCGCTTCCCCAAAATTGAAcctgcccccccccccctcttcttttttcccatCCCCACACTCCATACGTGGCACTCTAATCCACTTAGGCTTGGCTTTGTCCAGCTTGGTACACCCCTCACTGCCCACATTATTTTTTACGTTGACTTCACCTAATGCATGCACCTCCTTTACGTTAGTCTCACCCTTATTACCATCCGACACTTTTTTAACCGTAACTTCCTCATTTATCCCCCCATTATTAGCCGTATCACCCCTCTCCACATTAATTGCACTCAATCCCACAGAATCTGGATCAACTCCTCCATTTACGTTATTTCCTTTTCCATGCGTTACACTTCTGCTAGGGTTTGGTTCAACTGCTGTGTCCGCCGCCAGCTGCTTACCCTCTGCCCTCTCCTCACTTCCGACCACCCCACCCCCCTCTGCATCAGTTGAAGCAGACCGGCCTGAGCCCTGTTTTGGAGGTGACCATGAACGCAGGCCAGATGCACGTAACCACTCCCCGTACTGATAGCACACCTCTCTGTTCCTTTTGGATGCTGCATAGTGGCCTGCACAATGCTTAATATCGTGTCCCAGTAATCCACAATAATGGCAGAAGATTGGCAGACGTTCGTACTTAAAGTTTACCCAACTTCGCTCTCCATCCGAACCCGCAACATAGCCTCCTCTTCTAATCGGCTTAGAGATAGGAATTGCTACCTTAACCCTCATGAACAGACTCTGTACTTCTTTTGTTGATCTTTTTTCCACTGCTTCCACTGTACCCAGTCTACCTCCAATCTCCTCGGCCACCTTTGGAGATATCATGTCAAAGGGAGCCCCCCAAATCTGGACCCATAGTGACGCTGTCTCAAACTTCACGTTCGCTGCCGTCATACCCTTCTGCCAACGCCTTAGCATCAAAGCTTGGTTGTCAAAGGACCACGGCCCTCCTCGAAGAACTCTTTCCATATCGAATTCCGTCCTGAACTTGAACTGAAAAAGATTGGCCCCCACCTCAACTATCTGTACTCCATCTTCCAGCCCCCACGCTTTTTTCAGGGTGAACAAAGCCGCTCTTTTATTGAATGGTTTACAAGTCAGGAATTTCCCCACTAAACTTTGATTGCAGCTCTCAATCTCTTCCTTTCGTCCTTCATCAGAGACTGgtataacttcttcttcttccatggTTAGTTTCATGTTCCTCATTCCGTGAATCACCTCTTCAGCCATCGAATAAAAGCAAAAGCAGCCCCTCAGATGACACTAAGGGAGAGAATGCTCGTTTAGACGAGAGAGAGAGCTCCTACATAGAGGAGAGGGCTTCAGAGAGTTGGAAAGAGAGGAAATGAGAGGTTTCCCGATCTCAtacattaaatatattattttctctctaacAATAAATTGACTCTACGACTGTATGgaataatgataatgattgtAGAGAAGGCTAGAAGCTACTCTGCAAGAATGATGgactttgaatttttatttcctttctcCCTATAAATTAATGTTAGTATTATCATGCTATATGGTATAATActaacattttcataattaaCACATTTGCATTTTTCCCAACTGTATTTGAAAAGAATAAAATCACCATTAATTAATGCCATGCTTTGACAagttattctctttttcttgggCTGAAAATTTGTTAAGACAACGAATTTAATTAGTTCTagtttctatattttatttaatgaaccAAACAGTCAAACATATTTAAATGGAATTTATagcttatattattattataagcaATGCTACAGACACAAAAATTCTCACAATTTTCACCACAACTTATTACATGGTGAGCTATAAGTAATGAATGTCTAGACCCATTATTTGACCCTTCACTATTCTTATTATAAGCAATGCTATGGACACAAAAATTCTCACAATTTTTACTACAACTTATTACGtggtaaattataaataatgaaGGTCTAGATCTATCATTTGACCCTCACTATTCACGATTCACCATGAGACGAATTGTGACAataattttgagattttttttttttttaataccccTAGCATtttcctattattatatatatatatattccatgcATGTAGCCGTGTAGTTTTAATTTGGCCGTAGTCCACAACTTCCATCTTTGACCACTGAATGGATCTTTAGAATGGGTTATTGGACGTCAGAAACTTAGAATTGTCTCAGTAGACTTGCGTGACTTGGTAGCATAAAAAGGATCACCAATCTCTTCAGTCATAAATCtcgcactctctctctctctctctctctctctctctctctctctctctctctctcagctttgCTACAGAGTAGCCGCCGCGTTTTCCTACCATTACAACTAATACAAAAACTTTCCAAGGTAAGTCTCTTTTTTATTGAGATAAAGAAATTAAGATCATTGTAAAAATAATACATCATATCTCATTTTGAATAATATTGTGTAATACAGTGATCAGGGCTATCCTCTATCCATTCACAAAGGTGTCCTGCTATATATCCTATGCATTTTCTAGCATTGAACCCACAGCTGATACCTTTTCTATATTCTCTTGCTACGCTTTAATGGCAGTACGTAACTGAATCGCTTCTGCATCATAGATCCCATCCAGTTTCGCTGAAAAGGGTTGCCATCAGCACCATTACAGTTTGATCTGCAAAAATTGCACCATCAACACTGTCTTTATACCCAGTATCATCTTCGTTAATTGTCTCCAAAATCTTTTCAGTAACACCTGTGAATGAAAAGTTTCTTTAATATCCCTCTCAATTCTCTTACTCCCTATAAAATATACAACAAAGTCTATGCATTAAGCTAACCcatataacaaaaatacaaCCTGTTTTTGTATTATTTCATGGATGACATTGAAGTTCCTCAATATTTCATCTGCCCCATATCCCTACAAATCATGAAAGACCCTGTGACTGCCATAACAGGCATCACATACGACCGGGAAAGCATTGAACACTGGATATTCACAAGCAAGAACGCAACCTGTCCAGTCACCAACCAACCATTGCCAAAAGACTCAGACTTAACCCCTAATCACACATTACGCCGCCTAATCCAAGCTTGGTGCATCCTAAATGCCTCAAAAGGTATTGATCGAATTCCCACTCCTAAACCACCTCTCGACAAGTTTCAAGTCCTCAAACTCATCAAACACCTTCGGCAGCCTGAGTTTCAGCTTAAAACTATTAGGCAATTGGCGTTACTTGCAGCTGAAAATGAAAGGAATAGGAAGTATATGATAGAAGCAGGTTTGCCAAAAGAGATGATGTTGTTTATTGTAACATGTTCCAAACAAGGCCAAATTGATGGTCTTGAAGAAGCTATTGGTGTGCTTAACTTTATTCTAATCCCTTCAGCTGAAACAAAGCAAATTCTTGCCGAAAATTATCGTATTATTGAATCATTGACATGGGTTTTATGTTGTGAAATGGAAAATCATCTCACTATGAAATCTCATACGATGTTAGTGTTGAAGAAAATCATTGAAGCTACAAGCTCGAGTGTACTAGAAAGACTGAAACCTGAATTCTTTACTGGGATTGTAAGAGTCTTAAGAAGTGGGATTACTCAACAAGGAATTAACGCCACTTTGCACGTGTTGTTAGAGGCTTGTCCATGGGGTAGAAATCGAATCATGATGGTTGAAACA
The sequence above is drawn from the Quercus robur chromosome 7, dhQueRobu3.1, whole genome shotgun sequence genome and encodes:
- the LOC126691024 gene encoding uncharacterized protein LOC126691024 — its product is MAEEVIHGMRNMKLTMEEEEVIPVSDEGRKEEIESCNQSLVGKFLTCKPFNKRAALFTLKKAWGLEDGVQIVEVGANLFQFKFRTEFDMERVLRGGPWSFDNQALMLRRWQKGMTAANVKFETASLWVQIWGAPFDMISPKVAEEIGGRLGTVEAVEKRSTKEVQSLFMRVKVAIPISKPIRRGGYVAGSDGERSWVNFKYERLPIFCHYCGLLGHDIKHCAGHYAASKRNREVCYQYGEWLRASGLRSWSPPKQGSGRSASTDAEGGGVVGSEERAEGKQLAADTAVEPNPSRSVTHGKGNNVNGGVDPDSVGLSAINVERGDTANNGGINEEVTVKKVSDGNKGETNVKEVHALGEVNVKNNVGSEGCTKLDKAKPKWIRVPRMDGGGDGSPLPFTMKILSWNCQGLGNPWTVRSLRKMVKDQAPTICFLMETRLDRNGFKKRCKNLPFPNQFIVKKPDSGGGLALLWKEEVVLDVVNFTENHVLAKVIEEDGFVWYLTGFYGWPESTQKFKSWALLTHLLSFVDGPWMCIGDFNAILHSSEKLSRRPPIYKQMEEFREALERCQLHDLGFHGYPYTWNNKRPGAANTRQRLDRAVAMESWRAKFPASSLTHLFSHASDHVPIILHIKKANKMCPRFSRSFKFEEAWLLWEDCEQVIQDAWNKEARADSGLARIKEKIVTCGGDLHAWGSSRTHPDVDKIKRLQAKVEALGKGELTEDSKMALLEASKELDDLLLKQEIYWAQRSRISWLKHGDKNTKFFHSKASQRKRRNFIEGIRDHANNWVTENDEIAEVAVNYFENIFKAGDCDRMEECLEAIHHRITPEMQYILSSDFSPEEIKAAVFQMGPTKAPGPDGMNALFYQKFWHVVGDDVINAVLDFLNNGVMSPDVNVTQIVLIPKIKSPEKMPDFRPISLCNVIYKTISKVLANRLKQILPQLISPTQSAFVPGRLITDNILVAYEQLHAMHSRKKGKTGSFALKLDVSKAYDRVEWAFLKGIMTKLGFSRFWIDRVICCISTPSFSVCINGKSYGNIKPSRGLRQGDPLSPYLFLLCAEGFTSLLTNAELEDRLHDVKICRRAPSISHLLFADDSLLFGRTTREEVRVIMEVLKLYESASGQCINLEKSSVYFSSNTEARQRDWIKSTLGVKEVDRFESYLGLPTLVGRSKYQTFSFLTDRVWKKLQGWKGKLLSKAGKEVLIKAVAQSVPTYTMGVFQLPVKLCNELNAMCARFWWGQVGNERKIHWRSWDLLSKPKKEGGMGFRDIRSFNLAMLAKQGWRLMQDTNSLMYGCFKAKYFPRCNFLEAGVSPNSSYVWRSIMAAQEILRKGSCWRVGDGSAIRVNRDKWIPNHPTNMVIHPSQDDEWEWRVVELIDWTTRTWDRQLVEMKFHPEDAEAILRIPLSRRLGTDKLFWLHNREGKYKVKSGYHLAKQLEREAESQEECSKGVEVSPVWCKLWKLKLPNKIKIFAWRACHNILPTSENLVRRRVIDDSTCELCQREMESVLHVLWECNVAVHVWAGSLKRIQKCGGRYDSFMQLLEMLFYRLPLEEVELFVVQAWLLWTQRNKVKNGGMIQDPNQLVKRASVFLEEYRASQEHLAVPVVVERSSRWVPPSENRFKLNFDAAIFQEIHASGFGAIIRNERGEVMASFSARGPSVVDSEEAELLACRRALEFAIDTGLTDIVVEGDNSVVMKDLLSSRTEFSRLGHLYEDVKGLAARMTNLTVSCVHRTANSVAHSLARFAKNIDDVIVWMEDSPPVAIEALYFDSS
- the LOC126690836 gene encoding E3 ubiquitin-protein ligase PUB24-like — translated: MDDIEVPQYFICPISLQIMKDPVTAITGITYDRESIEHWIFTSKNATCPVTNQPLPKDSDLTPNHTLRRLIQAWCILNASKGIDRIPTPKPPLDKFQVLKLIKHLRQPEFQLKTIRQLALLAAENERNRKYMIEAGLPKEMMLFIVTCSKQGQIDGLEEAIGVLNFILIPSAETKQILAENYRIIESLTWVLCCEMENHLTMKSHTMLVLKKIIEATSSSVLERLKPEFFTGIVRVLRSGITQQGINATLHVLLEACPWGRNRIMMVETNTVYELIELELGFPEKRTTELILGILFHLCSCPDGRAQFLSHRGSIAVVSNRILKVSPAVDDQAVSILSMICKFSGTYMVLQEMLKVGAVSKLCSLLQVDCATSLKDHVRKILSSHFQKWRDSPCIGGSQGINPS